The proteins below come from a single Juglans regia cultivar Chandler chromosome 12, Walnut 2.0, whole genome shotgun sequence genomic window:
- the LOC108990949 gene encoding LOB domain-containing protein 12-like, which produces MGGNSPCASCKLLRRRCAKDCVFAPYFPPDDPHKFAIVHKVFGASNVSKMLQELPVQQRADAVSSLVYEANARVRDPVYGCVGAISYLQNQVTQLQMQLAVAQAEILCSQMQQGPVMPTQQINEDDHEKSYFLHDNLIPQYINFDSSSSTVIHDSFKRESIFRHDMVS; this is translated from the exons ATGGGCGGAAATTCCCCATGCGCTTCCTGCAAGTTGCTAAGGCGCCGGTGTGCCAAAGACTGCGTTTTCGCTCCTTACTTCCCCCCCGATGACCCCCACAAGTTTGCCATTGTTCACAAGGTCTTCGGTGCTAGCAACGTTAGCAAAATGTTGCAG GAGCTTCCGGTTCAACAGAGAGCGGACGCTGTGAGCAGTCTAGTTTACGAGGCAAACGCAAGAGTGAGAGACCCTGTTTATGGGTGTGTTGGAGCGATATCTTACCTGCAAAACCAGGTCACTCAGCTTCAAATGCAGCTAGCAGTGGCTCAAGCAGAGATACTATGTAGCCAGATGCAGCAAGGACCAGTGATGCCAACCCAGCAGATAAACGAAGATGATCATGAGAAATCATATTTTCTCCACGACAACCTGATCCCACAGTACATTAATTTTGACTCATCTAGCAGTACTGTAATTCATGACTCTTTCAAAAGAGAGAGCATATTTCGACATGACATggtttcttaa